The Episyrphus balteatus chromosome 3, idEpiBalt1.1, whole genome shotgun sequence genome segment taaaagctacttttatcataagagcaagtacgtgcgaccccagtcgtgcattttatttttctcacagCAACAACAATGACCAATGACCATACAAAATATGTCGATATGATACGGTTTAGGTGGAGCTGTTCTTCTTCATGATATTACTATAAATATTATAATAGTACTAGAGCCCTAAGCAAATTTTTGGTGTGAGCGACGACAAAAATGAgcaaataaaacaacatttaaGTTCAAGGTAGATTacctcttttttattattttgtacaaACTTTCATGGCAATGATTACGCAATGCCAGAATAcagttaaaatatcaaaaatatgcAGTAAGTATTTATGGAAAAATTGTGTAAATCTAAATGAACATGGAAATAACAGACACGAAGGAAGGTAAGTGACCCATCAACTTAACTCTCATCGTCCTCGATCTTGGGTGCAAGATAGTACCGGATGTGTCCTAAATCGGGAATACGGTATTCGACCACTAAAGGAACATCTGCTGACATCGACAGCTGCACTTGATTAGACAATGGAGTTGCTTTTGTGAATGCATTCAGATAGCGGCAGGCGAATGTAAGAGTGACTGGTTCCTGCATTTCAATCGTGACGGCGTCCTCTTCTTTGTCAACATTTGATGTTTGGGCTAATTTTACATTAGCCGAACCGACATCTCCGGAAGCAGAGAATTTGACTCCTTCTTTGGTGCAGCAAATAACCACCGACTCACCAAATTGTGCCAAATCTCGGCATATGCGAGCGAATTCCATGGAGGGCATTCGAACAACGCAGCTGTATTCTGTCTCAGGAATGCCCAAGTGTTCTTGATCGAGATTCATCAGTTTCATTTCATAGTCAGAGACTTTTTCCTGGTTCTGAGACTCAAACATAAAGGTAACAGTGTCAGCATTATCCTGAGCTTTAACTGTAACATTATCCTCATTGTTGGCACATTTAAGAATCTTGGCCATGCTGCCGAGGTTCATTCCCATTGAAATGTTACGATCACATCGATATTTGTCGAAACCATCAGAGCGAAGACTTAACGAAACTAAAGAGACGTGGGAATTGTCCATTGCTTGAAGCTGAGGAAATTGATCTTAGAAATTGGAGATAATTTGTATACATTGACGAACTTACTTGGATTCCAGAATCACTGCATTCGAAGGTTCCTTCATTAAGGAGATCCTTGATAGCATCAAGAACTTTTTTAAGGGTAATAGCTGAGAGGAGGCGTGCTTCGAACATTTTGTACAGTGGTAACTACGTTGATttacaaaaactttgttagTTGAGGTAAAATGTTTATAATTGTTAGGAATATAAAGTTATATAATTCAAATTGGAGCCACAACAGTGCTTTCCTGATagaaattttcttgaataatgCTGATGCTGAGGTGATGAATTCAGTAGTTCGATGCAAATATGTTGCAAAAGTGACGGACAATGGGATGTTTTGGCGCCAACTGTCAAAAAAGCCGgcggtgcaaaaaaaaaacagcgccgCTTAGTAGTGATTAGATGCAACAATATTAATAAGGGTGAGTGATGACGACtagaaaagtcaaaatttaacacTGGTGAGAAGTAGAACCAACTACTTATGAATGAAGCTTTTCGGAGTAGTTTTAActacaataggtgtgttttttattaccaccggtcttaattggttaaaaaaaacacctcggggcttagcgagaaaaattggcagcactgcatactaaatgtttcgaaatcagctgacacaaaaaaatataaatttgtcataattttcgcttttggggtttcttgtgtgtttttgaaaaaaaaaagtttaactaattattaaataaatatttacaataataattgtcattccaaacatcaattttgatgtttttaaacaaattctaaacagtttacgaacaagttaatttggtagcacagatttaaatctgttgaaaaagttaagcccagagaattctccttgctaaacaactaagcccaaggggctaaagtgttgttgcatttaacatgtaaattgcttagccccgactgcgtttttttttgtccagttaaggcttggccacaccggagggtatgcggtagcggtacgggtagaggtaacggtacttgtatgaaaaaaattccaaactgacatatcaacgttcagatgtggagtttttttcatacaaatttcgttaccgctacccgtaccgctaccgcataccctgtggtgtggccaagcctttaaagggcccaacccatagaatccgttgcgtccgttccgtcaatccatccgttgaagttgaaggttgggacagaaaggggtgaaccatagaatacgtcgtatgacggattgctttttgacagctcacttcaaatttcaaggtgtgttcgatattttatcgttAAATGTGCACTAAgaaagttctgatgcaagaaatttttaactattattaggggtattcacgatccgatgcaactggtctagtatcattgcaaaagtgcaaaagtgtaaaatcttgcaacactacaacaacaaaatatatggattgaaattttacaatggtcttgcacttttgctataccctaaccctattgcaaaataaaaatccaatggtgtaaaatttttttgacagatggcagctcgtcgtcgcgtgtcgcccatgatgaacagtttatcttttttattcttattctttttaagctattgcatagattttaacgcaggcctggcATGGGGAGCTAACCAAGAAATTTTGTAACGAAAAATTAGTACACCCCACACATAGATAATTCGCTATACGTGTATGGTATGGtgtgtatgtattttattattttcttctgtttcttgttcaacttcCAGACAGAGAGGCTTATATAAATTGTGCTAGACAACAAAGAGGAGTAAGGAAGAAGACCATAAATGCTGTGTCTGCAGAATAAATCAGAAGCAAAAAATATTatctgtattttattttattattttcttttcttttgttatcTCTTCGcattcttctgtttcttgttcaacttgTGATTTGTGAACGAGTAAAGCGTGCGTTGCGATTGTAGAGAAAaagtattcttgtgttttcttattttttggtctggagaagtttatgacatgagattgtgtgtatgcatgttttcatatgtgaccttgttgttgtaggtatatgAATTGATAGGTAGGTACAAAACATGatcattggttttgtgtagggtaggtaaacaaattataattgcataagttgacaaaaaatg includes the following:
- the LOC129914635 gene encoding proliferating cell nuclear antigen is translated as MFEARLLSAITLKKVLDAIKDLLNEGTFECSDSGIQLQAMDNSHVSLVSLSLRSDGFDKYRCDRNISMGMNLGSMAKILKCANNEDNVTVKAQDNADTVTFMFESQNQEKVSDYEMKLMNLDQEHLGIPETEYSCVVRMPSMEFARICRDLAQFGESVVICCTKEGVKFSASGDVGSANVKLAQTSNVDKEEDAVTIEMQEPVTLTFACRYLNAFTKATPLSNQVQLSMSADVPLVVEYRIPDLGHIRYYLAPKIEDDES